One window of the Bacteroidales bacterium genome contains the following:
- the yidC gene encoding membrane protein insertase YidC: MDKNTIYGLILIFAIFIGFSIFNQPSKEEIARREQVRDSLEMVKYRQDSIARVRIADIEKKAEEEVIINEFTDSISAGNNQALIDKLGAFALAAQGKQEEFVIENDLLKIRISSVGGKIINAQLKDYKTFDSLPLILFNNDDAVFGYTFFANSRRISTNDLYFQPYYPDTKWTDSKTMTVTGNDSLRFAMRLYAVAPDGTPDQSRYIEYLYTIYGDNYMLSYRLNMVGMNKVIDPGTGFIDLTWSADMRRQEQSIENERNESTVYWKFDKESVDYLSERKDDEQSLKLPVKWVSFKTRFFLATLIADQAFTNAEIKSFSDLQNSDEHYLKSMSALVAVPYDFSPDHSFEMNFYFGPNKYSTLKQYKLDLQRQIPLGWGFFLMAWINIYAVIPVFDWLGGYGWNYGIVILILTILLKIVLFPIAYKTYKSSAKMRVLKPEIEEISKKFPKPEDTMKKQQATMALYKKAGVNPMAGCVPMLLQFPILLAMFRFFPSSIELRQEAFLWAHDLSSYDSILDLPFNIPFYGAHVSLFTLLMTVSTIMYTKLNNDMMGSTNQMPGMKTMMYIMPVMFLGIFNNFASGLSYYYFLANILTFAQMFLIRKTIDEDKIHQQIQLNKTKPVKKSKFQAKLEELTRQRQQQLSGTKKTNK, from the coding sequence ATGGACAAAAACACAATCTATGGATTAATCCTCATTTTCGCTATTTTTATCGGATTTTCCATTTTCAACCAACCCTCAAAGGAGGAAATCGCCCGGCGTGAGCAGGTTCGTGATTCACTCGAGATGGTGAAATACCGCCAGGATTCTATCGCCAGGGTAAGAATTGCAGACATCGAAAAGAAGGCTGAGGAAGAAGTAATTATTAATGAATTCACCGACTCAATTTCAGCAGGCAACAACCAGGCGTTGATTGACAAACTTGGAGCATTCGCTTTGGCTGCCCAGGGCAAGCAGGAAGAATTTGTGATCGAAAATGATCTGTTGAAGATCCGGATTTCGAGCGTAGGCGGAAAGATCATCAACGCACAACTGAAGGATTATAAAACTTTCGACTCATTGCCGCTGATTTTATTTAATAATGATGATGCCGTATTCGGTTACACCTTTTTTGCCAACAGCCGCCGTATCAGCACAAACGATCTGTATTTTCAACCTTATTACCCTGATACAAAATGGACTGACAGTAAAACAATGACTGTCACCGGAAATGACTCCCTGCGTTTTGCCATGCGCCTTTACGCGGTTGCTCCTGACGGAACACCCGACCAGTCAAGATACATTGAGTACCTCTACACCATTTATGGCGATAACTATATGCTCAGCTACCGGTTGAACATGGTAGGAATGAATAAGGTGATTGATCCCGGAACTGGTTTTATTGACCTGACCTGGAGCGCCGATATGCGCCGCCAGGAACAAAGTATTGAAAACGAACGCAATGAATCAACCGTTTACTGGAAATTTGATAAAGAGTCCGTTGATTACCTTTCGGAGCGCAAAGATGATGAACAATCGTTGAAATTACCTGTGAAATGGGTCTCTTTCAAAACCCGCTTCTTTTTAGCCACACTGATTGCAGATCAGGCTTTCACAAACGCAGAAATCAAGTCGTTTAGTGACCTGCAGAACAGCGATGAGCATTATCTGAAATCAATGTCCGCGCTTGTTGCTGTCCCTTATGATTTCTCCCCCGATCACAGTTTCGAAATGAATTTCTATTTTGGCCCAAATAAATACAGCACTCTAAAACAATACAAGCTTGACCTGCAGCGCCAAATCCCTTTAGGATGGGGTTTCTTTCTGATGGCCTGGATTAACATTTATGCGGTGATTCCGGTTTTTGACTGGCTGGGCGGGTATGGTTGGAACTATGGCATCGTAATCCTGATTCTTACAATTTTGCTTAAAATTGTGCTTTTCCCCATAGCCTACAAAACCTATAAGTCTTCGGCCAAAATGCGGGTACTGAAGCCTGAAATAGAAGAAATTTCCAAAAAATTCCCGAAGCCTGAAGACACAATGAAGAAGCAGCAGGCTACCATGGCACTTTACAAAAAAGCTGGAGTCAACCCAATGGCCGGATGTGTGCCAATGTTGCTGCAGTTCCCCATCCTGTTGGCTATGTTCAGGTTTTTCCCCTCCTCCATCGAACTAAGGCAGGAGGCTTTCCTTTGGGCTCACGACCTGTCAAGTTACGACTCGATTCTTGATTTGCCTTTCAATATCCCATTTTATGGTGCGCACGTCAGTTTATTCACACTACTGATGACCGTATCAACAATCATGTACACCAAACTCAACAACGACATGATGGGCTCAACCAACCAGATGCCCGGAATGAAAACCATGATGTATATCATGCCGGTAATGTTCCTCGGAATATTCAACAACTTTGCTTCAGGGTTAAGCTACTACTATTTCCTTGCGAATATTCTCACGTTTGCCCAGATGTTCCTGATCCGCAAAACGATAGATGAGGATAAAATTCATCAGCAAATCCAGTTAAACAAGACCAAACCGGTGAAGAAATCGAAGTTCCAGGCCAAACTTGAAGAACTGACCAGGCAGCGTCAGCAGCAACTTTCAGGAACTAAAAAGACCAATAAATAG